In a genomic window of Salmo trutta chromosome 32, fSalTru1.1, whole genome shotgun sequence:
- the LOC115170581 gene encoding stonustoxin subunit beta-like: LTLDPNTVNIFLSLSEENRKVTCRREEQPYPDHPERFEDCEQVLCREGLTGRCYWEAEWSGRGTGVGVTYKGINSRGKVDDCCLGGNDKSWSLFCSDNHYIACHNNNLTTIYVPSSSSHRVGVYLDWPAGTLSFYRASSDTLTHLITFTSTFTEPLYPGFRVDDGDSSVSLK; encoded by the coding sequence ctcacactggacccaaacacagtaaacatattcctctctctgtctgaggagaacagaaaggtgacatgtaggagagaggagcagccgtatcctgatcacccagagagatttgaggactgtgaacaggtgctgtgtagagaagGTCTGACTGGGCGTTGTTACTGGGAGGCAGAGTGGAGTGGGCGAGGGACTGGtgtaggagtgacatataaaggaatcaacaGCAGAGGAAAGGTTGATGACTGTTGTCTTGGAGgtaatgacaagtcctggagtctgttctgctctgacaacCACTACATTGCCTGTCACAATAATAATCTCACTACCATatacgtcccctcctccagctcccacagagtaggagtgtatctggactggccagccggcactctgtccttctatagagcctcctctgacacactgacccacctgatcacattcacctccacattcactgagcccctctatccagggtttagggttGATGATGGTGACtcctcagtgtccctgaaataa